In a genomic window of Helianthus annuus cultivar XRQ/B chromosome 10, HanXRQr2.0-SUNRISE, whole genome shotgun sequence:
- the LOC110884343 gene encoding probable galacturonosyltransferase-like 7 encodes MQWIIRFSAFVSATMVMIVLAPSLQSFHPAEAIRSHSHTYTHTHRSSSYRTAATFHNAAGCNQITGNADVCNPSLVHVAITLDFEYLRGSIAAVHSILQHSSCPETIFFHFLVSETNLETLVRTTFPKLKFKVYYFDPERVRTLISTSVRHALEQPLNYARNYLADVLEPCVRRVIYLDSDLVVVDDVEKLWNTKLSEKTIGAPEYCHANFTKYFTANFWSNRQHAGIFNNRKPCYFNTGVMVIDVEKWRRFGYTKRIEKWMEVQKTERIYELGSLPPFLLVFAGHVAPIDHAWNQHGLGGDNVKGSCRDLHPGPVSLLHWSGSGKPWLRLDLRQPCPLDALWAPYDLYGYSR; translated from the coding sequence ATGCAATGGATAATCAGATTCTCAGCTTTTGTGTCGGCAACAATGGTGATGATTGTTCTCGCTCCTTCACTCCAATCGTTTCATCCAGCTGAAGCTATTAGATCTCATTCTCACACTTACACTCACACTCACCGGTCATCATCCTACCGTACGGCAGCAACATTCCACAACGCCGCCGGATGCAACCAGATCACCGGCAACGCTGACGTATGCAATCCGTCACTAGTTCACGTTGCAATCACTCTCGATTTCGAATATCTCCGAGGCTCAATCGCAGCCGTTCATTCGATATTACAACACTCATCGTGTCCAGAAACCATCTTCTTTCACTTTTTAGTCTCTGAAACAAATCTGGAAACCCTAGTCCGTACAACTTTTCcgaaattgaagttcaaagtgtaTTATTTCGATCCTGAGAGAGTGCGCACGTTAATCTCAACGTCGGTTAGACACGCGTTAGAGCAGCCGCTAAATTACGCCAGAAATTACTTAGCGGATGTTTTAGAACCGTGTGTCCGGCGAGTGATCTATCTAGATTCAGATCTGGTAGTTGTTGATGATGTGGAAAAGCTATGGAACACCAAATTATCCGAAAAAACAATCGGAGCACCGGAATATTGTCACGCGAATTTCACAAAATACTTCACAGCAAACTTCTGGTCAAACCGGCAACACGCCGGTATTTTTAACAACCGGAAACCGTGTTATTTTAACACGGGTGTGATGGTCATTGATGTGGAGAAATGGAGGCGGTTCGGGTACACGAAACGGATAGAGAAATGGATGGAGGTGCAGAAAACGGAGCGGATATATGAGCTCGGGTCATTACCACCGTTTCTGTTGGTGTTTGCTGGGCACGTTGCGCCTATTGACCATGCGTGGAACCAGCACGGGTTAGGTGGGGATAATGTGAAGGGGAGCTGCAGGGACCTGCACCCGGGTCCGGTGAGCTTGTTGCATTGGAGTGGTAGTGGTAAGCCGTGGTTGCGGCTTGATTTGAGACAACCGTGCCCGTTAGATGCGTTATGGGCGCCGTATGATTTGTATGGTTATAGCCGGTAA